From a single Gimesia fumaroli genomic region:
- a CDS encoding SirB1 family protein, whose protein sequence is MDISHILQFKQDQEFSKLLHHDNYIDLTIAALELARDDQPDLQFEPTLIWIRSRACELSGRVALANDDRTLVQNFVDCLAKQYGLKGNATCYHQPEGSYLNHVLETKQGLPISLSLIYMAVGKELGIEIHGVAAPIQFLVRYETHAGPLFVDPYAKGAIYNEQECVERLAELGDFPHNQLLRLLKPASHREIIVRILINLKRIHEERQDYQKAWNVQRRLFALSPLSNKHKKDLAALSFKTKQLSLAVELLESCLKSCPISEQDDIKLMLQKVHAELAKWN, encoded by the coding sequence ATGGACATCTCACACATTTTACAATTCAAACAGGATCAGGAATTTTCAAAACTCCTGCACCATGATAATTACATCGATCTGACGATCGCCGCCCTCGAACTGGCCCGCGATGATCAGCCTGACCTGCAGTTTGAACCCACTCTGATCTGGATTCGCTCACGGGCCTGCGAACTTTCCGGCCGTGTTGCACTGGCTAACGATGATCGAACACTTGTGCAAAATTTTGTCGACTGCCTGGCAAAACAGTATGGACTCAAGGGGAACGCTACCTGCTATCATCAGCCGGAAGGCAGCTACCTGAACCATGTCCTCGAAACAAAACAGGGACTGCCAATTTCACTTTCCCTCATTTATATGGCAGTAGGAAAAGAACTGGGGATTGAGATTCATGGAGTCGCTGCGCCCATCCAGTTCCTTGTGCGATACGAAACTCATGCGGGTCCCTTATTCGTTGATCCTTATGCCAAAGGAGCCATCTATAACGAACAGGAGTGCGTCGAGCGATTGGCTGAACTGGGAGATTTTCCCCACAACCAGCTTCTCAGGCTCTTAAAGCCAGCCAGTCATCGGGAAATAATCGTTCGCATACTGATTAATCTCAAACGCATCCACGAAGAACGCCAGGATTATCAGAAAGCCTGGAATGTACAACGACGTCTGTTTGCACTCAGCCCGCTGTCGAACAAACACAAAAAAGATCTGGCAGCGCTGAGTTTTAAAACCAAACAACTGAGTCTGGCTGTGGAACTGCTTGAAAGCTGCTTGAAGAGCTGTCCCATTTCCGAACAGGACGATATCAAACTGATGCTGCAAAAAGTTCATGCAGAACTGGCGAAATGGAACTGA
- the tyrS gene encoding tyrosine--tRNA ligase, producing the protein MQFLPVEEQLAVIRRGVEKIVPEQELAEKLKWSRDTETPLRVKYGIDPTGIDLHLGHTVPMRKMRQFQELGHQAVIIIGNYTALVGDPSGRDETRARLTAEQVEANAIDYLNQVGKVIDLEHAEVVRNGDWFSKMNFAEILELCSKVTIAQLLTRDDFSKRYREEAAIYLHECLYPIMQAWDSVEIKADIELGGTEQLYSFMLARDLQKDQGLKQQVSVMSPILVGTDGVRRMGKSLGNYIGISEAPYEKMKKFMQLSDDSMPMFYELLTDFPLEDVKTILQGHPKEAKVRLAKTIITEYHDASAADEAAERWQREIGSGGMPSEIPVAQISKSELNDDGTLPAANLLKQAGLCDSTSNARRSIQQGGAKMGEEKQKIETHDQAIPVENGLLLWVGKKRFCQVELVD; encoded by the coding sequence ATGCAATTTTTGCCTGTGGAAGAGCAATTGGCTGTCATCCGTCGTGGTGTTGAGAAGATCGTTCCTGAACAGGAACTGGCGGAAAAATTGAAATGGAGTCGGGACACCGAAACCCCTCTGCGGGTGAAATACGGGATTGACCCCACAGGGATAGACCTCCATCTAGGACATACAGTTCCCATGAGAAAGATGCGCCAGTTTCAGGAACTGGGGCATCAGGCCGTCATTATTATCGGAAATTACACAGCCCTCGTAGGAGATCCCAGTGGCCGGGACGAAACCCGGGCGCGTCTCACCGCCGAGCAGGTGGAAGCAAATGCGATTGATTATCTCAATCAGGTTGGCAAAGTCATAGATCTGGAACATGCCGAGGTTGTTCGCAACGGCGACTGGTTCAGCAAAATGAATTTTGCCGAAATTTTGGAGCTCTGCAGCAAAGTCACCATCGCGCAGTTGTTGACCCGTGATGATTTTTCCAAGCGATATCGTGAAGAAGCGGCCATTTATCTGCACGAATGTCTGTACCCGATCATGCAGGCCTGGGATTCGGTTGAAATTAAAGCAGACATTGAACTGGGGGGCACTGAGCAGCTCTACTCATTCATGCTGGCCCGCGATCTGCAGAAAGATCAAGGGCTGAAGCAGCAGGTGAGTGTGATGTCACCGATCCTGGTCGGCACCGATGGTGTACGCCGGATGGGCAAGAGCCTGGGGAATTACATCGGTATCAGCGAAGCTCCCTATGAGAAGATGAAAAAATTCATGCAGCTTTCGGATGACAGTATGCCGATGTTTTACGAACTCTTAACGGATTTTCCTCTTGAGGATGTGAAGACCATTCTGCAAGGGCACCCCAAAGAGGCCAAGGTTCGACTGGCGAAAACGATTATCACCGAGTACCACGATGCCAGTGCTGCTGACGAAGCGGCCGAACGCTGGCAGCGAGAGATCGGTTCGGGCGGGATGCCTTCTGAGATTCCGGTCGCGCAGATTTCAAAGTCGGAATTAAATGATGATGGGACATTGCCAGCGGCGAATTTATTGAAACAGGCGGGGTTGTGTGATTCGACCAGTAATGCCCGGCGTTCGATCCAACAGGGTGGAGCCAAGATGGGCGAAGAGAAACAAAAAATCGAAACCCATGATCAGGCAATTCCGGTCGAAAACGGGCTTCTGCTGTGGGTGGGTAAAAAACGATTCTGTCAGGTCGAACTGGTAGATTAA
- a CDS encoding Gfo/Idh/MocA family protein: MATGFGIVGCGMISNFHAKALEEIRGAKLVACFDRFAGSADKFAEANGCTAYHDLDEMLADPAVDVVSICTPSGAHMDPAVAAANAGKHVVVEKPLEITLKRCDAIIDACKKNKVKLATIMPSRFGAANKELKKAIEKGRFGKLTLGDTYVKWWRTQEYYDSGGWRGTWQLDGGGAYMNQAIHNVDLLYWFMGDVADVNGMTGTLAHKRIEVEDTGVATIRFKNGALGVIEATTSVYPGLLKKTEISGTEGTVIIEQDDVLHWEFAKENTRDEKIRTELAKKSGNTGGASDPSAISYAGHMEQLKDLIKSIKTGKKPLVDGNDGRKSVEIILAIYQSSWTGKQVSLPLKRDPKIPKTSKKK, encoded by the coding sequence ATGGCAACAGGTTTTGGAATTGTCGGCTGTGGCATGATTTCGAATTTTCATGCAAAGGCCCTCGAAGAGATTCGGGGCGCCAAGCTGGTCGCCTGCTTTGATCGATTTGCAGGATCGGCTGATAAATTTGCAGAAGCGAATGGTTGCACGGCCTATCATGATTTAGATGAAATGCTGGCAGATCCCGCAGTGGACGTCGTCAGTATCTGCACTCCCAGCGGTGCGCATATGGACCCGGCAGTCGCCGCAGCCAATGCCGGCAAGCACGTGGTTGTCGAAAAGCCGCTGGAGATTACGCTGAAGCGTTGCGATGCGATTATCGACGCCTGCAAGAAAAATAAAGTCAAACTGGCAACCATCATGCCGTCCCGCTTCGGAGCCGCGAATAAAGAATTGAAAAAAGCGATCGAGAAAGGTCGCTTCGGCAAACTGACGTTGGGTGATACCTACGTCAAATGGTGGCGAACTCAAGAATATTACGACAGCGGCGGATGGCGTGGCACCTGGCAATTGGATGGGGGCGGCGCTTATATGAATCAGGCGATCCATAACGTCGACCTGTTATACTGGTTCATGGGTGACGTCGCCGATGTGAACGGTATGACCGGCACATTGGCACATAAACGCATCGAAGTGGAAGACACAGGCGTTGCGACGATTCGCTTCAAAAATGGTGCACTTGGTGTGATTGAAGCGACAACCAGCGTCTATCCTGGTCTGCTCAAGAAAACAGAAATCTCCGGTACCGAGGGAACTGTGATTATCGAGCAGGACGATGTCTTGCACTGGGAGTTCGCGAAAGAGAATACCCGCGACGAGAAAATTCGTACCGAGTTGGCAAAAAAGAGCGGCAACACCGGCGGCGCGAGTGACCCCTCGGCGATTTCCTATGCAGGACATATGGAACAGTTGAAAGACTTAATCAAGTCGATCAAAACGGGCAAGAAACCTCTGGTTGACGGTAACGATGGTCGTAAGAGTGTGGAAATCATTCTGGCGATTTACCAGTCTTCCTGGACCGGAAAGCAGGTTTCACTCCCTTTGAAACGAGATCCAAAAATCCCGAAGACCTCAAAGAAAAAGTAA